In Drosophila bipectinata strain 14024-0381.07 chromosome 2R, DbipHiC1v2, whole genome shotgun sequence, one genomic interval encodes:
- the EMC8-9 gene encoding ER membrane protein complex subunit 8/9 homolog: MCDYKLSERAYTKLIFHAAKYPHQAVNGLLLAEKSSKGSLVEIVDSIPLFHQCLYVTPMAEVALMQIDAYAEREGLVIGGYYAASENFYENQIDKVPATKIADKIQENFKNACFAVVDNKLVTLQHDRPAIQVFSSSSESGSGSARWSKAKFTLAQSSQTLEGVSLLLKRGAMRDVVDFDNHLDNPENDWTNDFLNQSLNDLQKLY; the protein is encoded by the exons ATGTGCGACTACAAGCTATCCGAGCGGGCCTACACTAAGCTGATATTCCACGCCGCCAAGTATCCCCACCAGGCGGTAAACGGGCTGCTACTGGCCGAGAAATCGTCGAAGGGCTCTCTGGTAGAGATTGTGGATTCGATTCCCCTCTTCCACCAGTGCCTCTATGTAACCCCAATGGCTGAGGTGGCCCTCATGCAG ATCGATGCCTACGCCGAACGCGAAGGTCTGGTGATTGGTGGATACTATGCCGCATCGGAGAACTTCTATGAAAACCAGATTGACAAAGTGCCGGCCACAAAGATTGCCGACAAAATACAGGAGAATTTCAAAAACGCTTGCTTCGCGGTGGTGGACAACAAGCTGGTGACCCTGCAGCATGACCGACCCGCCATACAGGTCTTCAGCAGCTCTAGCGAGTCCGGCTCTGGGAGCGCCCGATGGTCAAAGGCCAAGTTTACGCTGGCGCAGTCGTCCCAAACTCTCGAGGGCGTTTCTCTGCTGCTTAAGCGCGGAGCAATGCGCGACGTGGTGGATTTCGACAATCATCTGGATAATCCGGAGAATGATTGGACCAATGACTTTCTGAATCAGTCGCTAAACGACCTGCAGAAGCTTTACTAG
- the PIP5K59B gene encoding phosphatidylinositol 4-phosphate 5-kinase type-1 alpha — MASGDGDTINTIDMDSSSTSQAKPADPSNASTGDHVGNASPDLGNRPNRAANKADKERKIGHRRVGEGGEITYKKIQTSQIMGSIQLGIQHTVGSLASKPKRDLLMMDFWEIESITFPPEGSSLTPAHHYSEFRYKIYAPIAFRYFRDLFGIQPDDFMMSMCTSPLRELSNPGASGSIFYLTDDDEFIIKTVQHKEGEFLQKLLPGYYMNLNQNPRTLLPKFFGLYCLQTSNAKNIRLVVMNNLLPSSVKMHLKYDLKGSTFKRKANKAERSKKSPTYKDLDFMEQHPNGIFLEAETYSALIKTIQRDCTVLESFKIMDYSLLLGVHNLDVALKEKQSEHRKPVRAPLAEDSDVDVDDPLDGLDGDGKDRDAATGISRNNAAYRSVNRQRLVAHSTAMESIQAESEPIDDEEDVPPGGIPARSEKGERLLLYIGIIDILQSYRLKKKLEHTFKSIIHDGETVSVCRPSFYAQRFQNFMAKTVFRKIPSLDLPEIKGNHRKFRTLVTSYIALKHSPSKRKSLSKAIQRSIDSDNEAATRPVHASHSHSSGKIHQPAKPPTTEPTPAAVGGGHAGGSGAGSGAASGSASNERAPPPVKQRTPAPSNLKARVPPPVPPRGSPRRKDAQDRSTPGTTPSCSSTPPPAFDDISEDSSNKNSTSSMGRRSHHHQHHHHHHHQQHQQSQQSGYLDRKMNIGPAYRGSYKEDIVSVSEVHLDTLLAVDTSSSSQYGSRGGLAWTPPASGEGSTPTWTEGTPSFTDSSSSGDLDNFSPINSSKIDRHKPTVEDAINSLSAGMIN, encoded by the exons TCCGGCGATGGCGACACCATCAATACCATCGACATGGACAGCTCGTCCACGTCCCAGGCCAAGCCAGCGGATCCCAGCAATG ccTCCACCGGCGACCATGTGGGCAACGCATCGCCCGAC CTGGGCAACCGTCCGAATCGTGCGGCCAACAAAGCGGACAAGGAGCGAAAAATTGGTCACAGACGCGTCGGCGAAGGAGGCGAGATTACGTACAAAAAGATACAGACGTCTCAGATCATGGGCTCCATTCAACTGGGCATTCAGCATACA GTCGGAAGCCTGGCCTCGAAGCCCAAGCGCGACTTGCTTATGATGGATTTCTGGGAGATCGAGAGCATTACCTTTCCGCCAGAGGGATCTAGCCTTACACCTGCCCACCACTATAGCGAGTTTAGATACAAGATCTATGCGCCCATCGCTTTTCGCTACTTTCGGGATCTTTTTGGCATCCAGCCAGATGATTTTATG ATGTCCATGTGCACGTCCCCGCTGAGGGAACTGTCCAATCCTGGTGCTTCCGGCTCGATATTCTACCTGACGGACGACGACGAGTTCATCATTAAAACGGTGCAACACAAGGAGGGTGAATTCTTACAGAAACTACTGCCTGG TTACTATATGAATCTAAATCAAAATCCGCGCACGCTATTGCCAAAGTTCTTCGGCTTGTACTGCCTGCAAACGAGCAACGCCAAAAACATTCGTCTGGTGGTCATGAACAACCTGCTGCCATCGTCCGTGAAGATGCATCTGAAATATGACCTGAAAGGCTCCACCTTCAAGCGCAAAGCGAACAAGGCTGAGCGGTCCAAAAAGTCACCCACTTACAAGGACCTGGACTTTATGGAGCAGCATCCAAACGGCATCTTCCTGGAGGCGGAGACCTATTCGGCACTGATCAAGACCATTCAACGGGATTGCACGGTGCTGGAGTCCTTCAAAATCATGGACTACTCCCTGCTCCTGGGCGTCCACAATCTGGACGTGGCTTTGAAGGAGAAGCAGAGCGAGCACAGAAAACCTGTGAGGGCGCCATTGGCCGAGGACTCCGATGTGGATGTGGACGACCCGTTGGATGGCCTGGATGGCGACGGCAAGGATCGTGATGCAGCCACGGGCATCAGCCGGAACAA TGCGGCATACAGGTCTGTGAACCGCCAGCGCCTGGTGGCCCACTCCACGGCCATGGAGAGCATCCAGGCGGAGAGTGAACCCATcgacgacgaggaggatgTGCC ACCTGGTGGAATCCCAGCGAGAAGTGAAAAAGGCGAACGCCTTTTGCTCTACATTGGTATCATCGATATTCTGCAGTCCTACAGGCTGAAGAAGAAACTGGAGCACACATTCAAAAGCATCATACACGATGGG GAAACCGTCTCGGTCTGCCGGCCATCGTTCTATGCTCAAAGATTCCAAAACTTTATGGCCAAGACCGTGTTCCGCAAGATACCCTCCC TGGATCTCCCAGAGATCAAAGGGAATCACAGAAAATTTCGTACCTTGGTAACCAGCTACATAG CGCTCAAGCACTCGCCCTCGAAGAGAAAAAGCCTCTCCAAGGCCATTCAGCGCTCCATCGACAGCGACAACGAGGCGGCCACGAGGC CGGTTCACGCCTCGCACTCGCACAGCAGCGGCAAGATCCACCAGCCAGCCAAACCGCCCACCACGGAGCCAACGCCAGCTGCAGTGGGAGGAGGCCACGCAGGAGGTAGCGGGGCAGGATCAGGTGCCGCTTCTGGTTCGGCCAGCAATGAGCGGGCGCCACCACCCGTTAAGCAGCGAACCCCGGCGCCCAGCAATCTCAAGGCGCGGGTGCCACCGCCCGTGCCACCACGTGGTTCACCTCGACGCAAAGATGCCCAGGATCGTTCGACTCCAG GCACAACGCCATCATGCAGCTCGACCCCGCCCCCCGCCTTTGACGACATCTCCGAGGACAGCTCGAACAAGAACAGCACCTCTTCGATGGGGCGTCGGTCCCACCACcatcagcaccaccaccaccatcatcatcagcagcaccagcagtcGCAGCAATCGGGCTATCTGGACCGAAAGATGAACATCGGACCCGCCTATCGTGGCTCCTACAAGGAGGACATTGTGAG CGTCTCTGAGGTGCACCTGGACACACTCCTGGCGGTGGACACGTCTTCGAGCAGCCAGTACGGTTCCCGCGGCGGCCTGGCCTGGACACCGCCCGCTTCAGGTGAGGGCTCCACTCCCACATGGACAGAGGGCACACCCAGTTTTACGGACTCCAGTTCGAGTGGTGATCTCG ACAACTTCTCGCCCATAAACTCATCTAAAATCGATCGACACAAGCCGACGGTGGAAGATGCCATCAACTCTCTGTCCGCGGGAATG ATCAACTAA